From a region of the Mytilus galloprovincialis chromosome 3, xbMytGall1.hap1.1, whole genome shotgun sequence genome:
- the LOC143069535 gene encoding uncharacterized protein LOC143069535 isoform X1 produces the protein MFTRMDAIQFVLGIYSLTLLIRGCVSSLVIDIRPKTGIWDTAESPCAKKCKYGYEADVEGNTMCQCLDPCAHIYCPFEGTKCVVRRTDQFCVHGQCKYEATCRTVSNQRRKKLQKLNRYRLNKYKNEVYYELQRDSSDTSVTNLCSRQPSINSRYSCDRKQKGYYYDGLKDACVRFKGCHQTGDFFGRRKDCKRACMKKDNFTELHNLKIRNKVCTLTPPDNSQCTRQRRVWYFDSRKGRCVKSRGCHYTGNSFKKRSQCKNTCNRRKSKKQQRKQRIRFNTRTT, from the exons ATGTTCACAAGAATGGATGCTATTCAGTTTGTCTTAGGAATTTATTCTTTAACC TTGCTGATAAGAGGTTGTGTGAGTTCTCTGGTGATTGATATTAGACCTAAAACTGGAATATGGGACACTGCAGAAAGTCCTTGTGCAAAGAAATGTAAATATGGTTACGAAGCTGATGTAGAAGGAAACACAATGTGTCAATGTTTAGATCCATGCGCG CATATTTATTGTCCGTTTGAAGGAACAAAATGTGTCGTACGTAGGACAGACCAATTTTGTGTCCATGGTCAATGTAAATACGAGGCAACATGCAGAACAG TTTCCAATCAAAGACGGAAGAAGCTACAAAAACTAAACAGATATagattaaacaaatacaaaaatgaagTGTACTACGAACTACAGAGAGATAGCAGTGATACAAGTGTGACAAATTTATGTTCCCGACAGCCTTCCATAAACAGTAGATATAGCTGTGATCGTAAACAAAAGGGATATTATTATGATGGATTAAAAGACGCGTGTGTTCGTTTTAAAGGGTGTCACCAAACAGGGGACTTCTTCGGCAGAAGAAAAGATTGTAAAAGGGCCTGTATGAAAAAAGACAATTTCACAG AATTACACAATCTGAAAATACGGAATAAAGTATGTACGCTTACTCCACCTGACAATTCACAATGCACGAGGCAAAGGCGAGTGTGGTATTTTGATAGTAGAAAAGGACGTTGTGTAAAGTCAAGAGGTTGTCATTACACAGGAAACAGTTTTAAGAAGAGAAGTCAATGTAAAAATACTTGTAATAGAAGAAAATCAAAGAAACAGCAAAGAAAACAGAGAATTAGATTT AATACACGAACTACATGA
- the LOC143069535 gene encoding uncharacterized protein LOC143069535 isoform X2 — protein MFTRMDAIQFVLGIYSLTLLIRGCVSSLVIDIRPKTGIWDTAESPCAKKCKYGYEADVEGNTMCQCLDPCAHIYCPFEGTKCVVRRTDQFCVHGQCKYEATCRTVSNQRRKKLQKLNRYRLNKYKNEVYYELQRDSSDTSVTNLCSRQPSINSRYSCDRKQKGYYYDGLKDACVRFKGCHQTGDFFGRRKDCKRACMKKDNFTELHNLKIRNKVCTLTPPDNSQCTRQRRVWYFDSRKGRCVKSRGCHYTGNSFKKRSQCKNTCNRRKSKKQQRKQRIRFVS, from the exons ATGTTCACAAGAATGGATGCTATTCAGTTTGTCTTAGGAATTTATTCTTTAACC TTGCTGATAAGAGGTTGTGTGAGTTCTCTGGTGATTGATATTAGACCTAAAACTGGAATATGGGACACTGCAGAAAGTCCTTGTGCAAAGAAATGTAAATATGGTTACGAAGCTGATGTAGAAGGAAACACAATGTGTCAATGTTTAGATCCATGCGCG CATATTTATTGTCCGTTTGAAGGAACAAAATGTGTCGTACGTAGGACAGACCAATTTTGTGTCCATGGTCAATGTAAATACGAGGCAACATGCAGAACAG TTTCCAATCAAAGACGGAAGAAGCTACAAAAACTAAACAGATATagattaaacaaatacaaaaatgaagTGTACTACGAACTACAGAGAGATAGCAGTGATACAAGTGTGACAAATTTATGTTCCCGACAGCCTTCCATAAACAGTAGATATAGCTGTGATCGTAAACAAAAGGGATATTATTATGATGGATTAAAAGACGCGTGTGTTCGTTTTAAAGGGTGTCACCAAACAGGGGACTTCTTCGGCAGAAGAAAAGATTGTAAAAGGGCCTGTATGAAAAAAGACAATTTCACAG AATTACACAATCTGAAAATACGGAATAAAGTATGTACGCTTACTCCACCTGACAATTCACAATGCACGAGGCAAAGGCGAGTGTGGTATTTTGATAGTAGAAAAGGACGTTGTGTAAAGTCAAGAGGTTGTCATTACACAGGAAACAGTTTTAAGAAGAGAAGTCAATGTAAAAATACTTGTAATAGAAGAAAATCAAAGAAACAGCAAAGAAAACAGAGAATTAGATTTGTAAGTTAG